TTTGTAGTGTTACCATAGTGCTTAGGAGCCATGCAcatgaccccactgtgctagtcaCTGCACGTATACCGGATGttctccattgctgtagtatTTCAGCACTTCACAATCATCAACGGACCtagtctcacaacacccctgaaaGCAGGGAAGTGCTACTCTCCCcctttgggaaactgaggcacagaaagtgtaagtgacttgcccaaggtcacacaggaaagctgtggcagagcaaggaatcaaACCCAGCTTTTACAACACCCAGGCTGTgacactctaaccactgggccattcCTCCTCTGCTCTGTAGAGCACCCAGCCTAGTGAAACTATCTGGGACGTGGGCATGCTTGCATGTCATGGCTCTAAAACACAAAAGCCAGGCTGTTGTGACGCAcccccagcaagtgacctgcGGTGACAGAAAGGCCGATGGACAAGGCTGGCGAGCCGACGTTATCGCTCCTCTGGTCATCGGTGGAAGCAAAAACGCACAGCACCAGCTGGAAGGTGAGGAAAAGCTCGATGGTGACGGCCTGGCCTGGAGTCGTGTCGTTGTGCAGCTGAAACGAGAggaaagcagctctgccaaggcacCTTGGTCTTACCAGCATCACCCCCTGCAGTCCCAGGTTTCCCACACAGTCCAGCTGATGCCCCTGTATCTTGCTTTGCAAAATCCCTGTTCTGTCAGCTCTTCCTCCCCTCTAACTTTGTCGGTACACCTCAGTCCTCACTTGTGCTCCTATCTGGATCGCTCCATCTCTGTCAACATATCCTCTTAACTTGCAaagaacataggaactgccagagTGGATCGGAGTCAGGGGTCCACCTAGGTTTTTTTTGAGCCCTTCAGAACTCTTTGGCCTCAATACTAccttgtggcaaggagttccacaggctcgTTATGCATTGTGTTCAAGAGTATTTTTGGGCATCGTTTTACAGAGGTTGCTGCCTTTCCGTATCAGTCAAAAGTCTCCTTGTTCTTGTACGGTGCTATTCCcatgcagggccgcccgggggcggggggacaagtagggcaatttgccccagacccccacgagagtttttaggggcccctggagtggggtccttcactcgctccgaggcccccggaaaactcttacagggcccgggcccccggagcttctttcgCTCTGGGTCTCTGGCaacaattcggtggcgggggtgggggtccttccaccccaggacccgctgctgaagtgctaggtctttggcggcaattcagtggtggggggtccctgccgccaaagaccccaggccccctgaatcctctgggcagccctgttcccATGCTGGGCCTCTTTTAAGGAGATTCTGCCAAAAGTTTACTACTTGTGAGGTGTGCTGACATGTACTATAATGAGCCCCATAAAATTCACGTCACTTGTGACCCAAGACAGTATTTGAAAAGTTCAAGTGTCTGGAAATGAGAGTTTTAGTTTTCACAATGGTAATCactgattttctttctctctcatgcacacacacaagcaatatGCACCTAGCATGTATATTTTCCAGGTCAACCTTTCCAAGCAGCCACTTCTGTGCTCAGCAATTGCACCGAACCTAATCTGACCACACTTCGAGATAACATCTCCAGTGTATGTTTTGCAATATAAATGGCAGCTCATGTTTCTTTAATCCAATGTAAGTGGCGGTACCACTGGAGGTTGTTGGTTAATTGACCAATTTGTGATGCCCCTGGCACTCGGGGGTTGGCTGAGATCTTATCCATGGTCCAGCtatgcagctggagcctgagacATGCGCTGTTAAATATTGAAATCTAGATGTTTTATACAGAACCAGAAATTTCACCTGCTGTTTTTTTCTATCTCATTGCATCACCTCTTTGCCTGCCACGACGgttaagggctagattctgatctccattatgctggtgtaaatccagggaCTGCATAACTCCGGCATTACTGAAGCCTGGTCCATACACAGgatctgtctacactgctgcCGGAGTCAGAGGTGTGACCCCAGCGCACACAGACATAGCTGAGCTAGCATTGATCTAGTGGCTAGAATAGCAAGAGCAGTGATGTAGTAAAGTGGTCATCAAAGGGTTAACTAGATTACTCCGGGTACTATGGGTTGGAGTCCTGATCCACTTCTCTCTTACTTTCTGTTTAGTCCATGGGAAGTATTCCCCATCCCCCGATTCTGTTGCGATGCAGTtaaaccaatggttctcaaactttcataCTGGTGacttctttcacacagcaagcctctgagtgcgacccctccccccttataaattaaaaacactttttaatatatttaacaccgttataaatgctggaggcaaagcggggtttggggtggaggctgacagctcccgacccccccatgtaataaccccgtgaccccctgaggggtcccgacccccagtttgaaaacccctgagtTAAACAAAGAAACAAGTTTCCTGCCTGTGGTCCTGTGAGTAGACTGATTTTTGTTGCACTGAGAACTCCCTTTGCAAAATCCGGCTACCTGGGTTCTCTGCTATTGTTAGTGGCACTAGCTGTATCCAAAATAGGGATGTCTGTCTACATGTGTGGCAAATtaaatcacacctctgattgcagtgcagacttTGCGCAGTTATTTAGGGAATGTGATTCCTTTTTAAGATGCAGTCGTCATACTGGTACAGCTCCTACCGTAAAAGTGCTTCAGACCAGCAAACCTTATTCCTCCTCCCTTGCAGGAATAAGTCATACAGGTATGAGGATTCACACTGGGGGAGGTTGAACTGCTTTCACTGTGGTATACTTAAAGCAGGGAAATTTtgggtgtagacaaggcctcatgAGAAGAGAAGCTGGCCCCCATCATCTTTAGCCTTTTAGTCCGgtgttgccaattctcatgattATGTcctgagtctcatgataattagtggtttcagagtagcagccgtgttagtctgtatccgcaaaaagaacaggagtactcgtggcaccttaaagactaacaagcGTTTTGGAAATACTGCCAGGACCTAACGTGGCAGGGAGACAGACAAGGATATTGTAGAGGTGGTGGGATATGCTGCCAGAGAAGGGTTAAGCATAGCAGCGCTAGGAACTGCAACATCTCTTATGTCAAAATGGCAGCTTGGCTGTGAATGTCCTGACTCTTGTTGGTCGGTGTCATAGGCAGCACTGGGAAATCCTTACAGTGGGGAATTGGGAGCAGAACCTTCAAGTTCTGATCCCACAGCTAGAAGTAAGCCTGGTCTAGTAGTTGGAACACAGTGCTGGgtgtcaggacacctgggttcattCCCAGCAGAAGGAGGGAGTCGGGTTAGAGCAAGgggggtctgggaggcaggactccagggttctattcccagctataCGTGAGCTCACTTGACTTGCCTTAGTTTCTCCAAAAGCCCTACCCATCCCATCACTCCCGTCCCCTCTGAGAGCCCCTGCATTGGCAGAATCCTTACCTTGTTGATGGCCAAGTGTCCCCGGATGTTTGGCGGGGTGAGCTCGTGCAGGAGAGCTGCCCCGGCGACTGCCCCCAGAAGCTGCGCCACCACGTAGAAGAcagctctgaggaaggagatgtgGGAGCCCACCAGGCAAGCCACTGTCACGGCCGGGTTGATGTGTGCCCCGCTGATGTGCCCCAGGGCCTGGACCAGCGTGGCAATGGCGAAGCCGAAAGCCAGCGAGatctgcaggatgtctgggggGGCTGAAGGCCAGTTGAGGGCAGAGCCCAGGCCAAAGAAGATgaagagcagcgtggccagaaacTCAGCAAAGACAGCCCTGGTGAAGGCTACTGAACGGAGCTCCCACATCATGGGGTTTGCCAGGAGAGACCCTAAAAGCTGCTTGATGGCTGCTCCCGTGGCTTCTCCTTGCAAAGGTGCTGGGGTGTgagatatctatctatctatatatgtatatatgcagAAAATCCAGGAACCTGCTGCTGAAGGAGGTGGGGTCAGGGTCTTTGGAAACCTGaagctttttttcctcttgttccAGCTGTATCTGGCTTCAGACTCTGCCCCCTCTATTAACCTGCGAATGTGACATTTGCCAAGTTCAGGAGCTCATAAATTAGCCTCGAGAGATTCCATAAAACACAAGGCTGAGCTGCATTATTCCCTGCGTTTTACTACAGTCCCTCTTCCTGTGTCATTCCTTTATCCTCTCTCTTCAGCACCACCAGCCTTTTCAGCAGGGATGGGTGAATAAGGAAGTTGTGTTTTGGGGGAACTAGAGATGGGTCTGAACAGCTTGTCTCAATCTGGACATCCTCCAACTTTGGAGTTTGGACCCAGGTCCAAATATCCTATctatcaatctatctatctatctatttgttttgctttcttttttttcttgctccTCGCCATGTCCATCTGAAGTTTGGCAGAACTAGACTGTATTTTTTTACTGGGCCAAATGATAAGTCCTGGATCCCCAAGCCCCAGGAGTTTAAGAAGGTTTGAACACGGCCCTCAAGTTGCTCTTTGTGGCTCCGGCCCATTGCTGCACAAAACTTCTAGCTTTTTCAAACCCTGTATTAGAACACGAGCAGAATGTGGTCGGTGGGACTTAGCCTCGTCCATAACAGGCATTTGTGTATATAGCTATAAACCACCAATCAATTTGACGTGTCTGCTGGTGTCTGCCAAGGAAAGACGCAGAACTGGACTGGTCCAGTGATGCCAGCAAGTCTCTTTTGCAGTGGCAGAGTTGGAACTGGGCATGCTGCGGGTGAGggttgaggtgcattggcagagcagtgCATATGGCAGTccagaactggaatagcaggTTTGTGTAGGGGAGACATGTAGGTCCGGATTGTGGTGCATCCAGAGttctggaatagcagggggcctggggactGTGGGTCAGGCCTgcagtgcactggcagagctgtgaaatAGCTCAGGATTGGAATAACactgggggctctgggttgggactgAGATCTGTATTGGCAACGCTCATCCTGCAAAGATGCATCTGTAATACCAGAAAGAAGCTGGAGTCTGAAAGAGCAAATATTGTCCTGGACCAGTCATTCCAGTATCCTCACGTGATAAAACCATTGGCGACTGCCACTAGGTGTGTCTGTAAAGAGATATATAAACTCAATAGAGCTTGATTCAGCAGGCCTCCAGAGTGCATTAGCATTCTGACCAAGGAATCCCTGTCTCAGAGTCCCTACTGGGGAGGTGGGATCAAAAGTACCAGGCAGAGATAGGACCTGTACTCTAAGAATGATTGGCAAGAAATTATGACCAGTGCAAATGATGCACGTTGGCTGGAGAGTTtaatgaactttttaaaagtttcattcagagtctggaggaggaggagaattagagGGTTGAGCCAGTTCTTTTTTGGTGACTATTCCTCACCACGGTCTCGTGTTCAGAATCACAACCACGTTTCCTGAGTGCGTGGGTGTTATACACCCCATAATCGCCCTTTCTCTGTGGTTGTGAGCAATTGTTCTGCTTCCCCAACGTGCAGGTAATGACTCAGTGTGTCTAATTGCCAAAATATTTAAGTTGCTGAGCACAATAGTCAACTACCCAGCTGTTCCTAGGGTATCCAGCATTGCTTTTGTTTGCTCAGGGATCCGGATGACAGACATGGGTGATGCTGCTCCCTGTACCAGGTTAATAGGATCATGCCGAACCAAGATAAACTCTACAGTTGCCAACACTGTATTTCAAAACTAAGGGACTATTTGCTTAGTATCTCTGCCTCACCCCACCTCCTAAGATTATCATCGTTATTATTATAACCATTgtcattattaatattaataataataatagttaataagcAGTGCTCACTTACATTCACCAGGGATATTTCCAGCTGCTTTTTGCAGCAACTCCCGATCTTGTtgtaaagagaggaaaaaatataagGGACGTCCCTTGTAATAAGGGATTGTTGGCGACCCTAcgagcagtgcttaatttgtgccaaggctgagcctctaggcttggcagttcatagcctggtgcctctgggcttgctgcatcagctATGTGTGTGAAAATCTGTGTTTTGTCTTAAAGCCATTTTTCATGGGGGGGAAGAAAAAAGTTCAATGAaaaggtgtttgggttttttgtttttttttaccgcCTCTGCAACAGATCCATCTTTATTTTCTGTGGCTTGCTGAGCCCATGATAGCcatgcacaggcaatccaggtgAATGTATCCTGACTGGCTTTGATTGATTTGTTGACATTGGTTCTCAtgaggttttgttttcttctttctctaaGGTCTGGTGTCCCTCACAAAGTTAGATCAGCGTAAGCCACCTTGCATTGACCTACTTGTGCACATGTCTACACGTTTGtgttgacttttatttttccccaggggtgctccatCCCTGATCTGTCCCATGGCCCAACCCCCTTTCCATCCTTTCTCcagaggccccaccctcactccacctcttcctgcccctgctccaacccctcccctGATGTCCCCGCTGCTTGCTGCTCTCCGCTCTCCCCcaagcgccaaacagctgatcggcagCACCCCCAATCTGCTGTGGTtagtgagtgctgagcacccaccggtcAGCACCTATATgtttacacttaaatttgtctcccagcAATAGGAGCTCTCCATGATACCGACATCATAACCCCACTTCCCTGAGCCACGGCTGATTTATTGAGGCCGACGTAGTATaaatgtagacactgcattacctaTGTTGACCGTAACAGTCCTCCAGCTGCTGTCCCACAATGCTTTggcactgactgctctggtcagaaTGGTGAACTCTACCGAGGGAAGACCCCCGTCACCCTTTATTTAAAGCCTTGTGAATTTTACAAATGCCTTTTTCTGTTTGTCCAGTGTGGGGAGCACACTGAGCAGCTCTGTCTTGTTGAGTGCAACTGCCAGGCTGACTGTGCCGGCTACTAGATGCACTCCGActtggagtagacaggagatattggatctccgaggcctgtggggagaagaggctgtggaCTCTGATCCAGCTGTAGGAATGTGGACGTCTCTAAGCAGATtgcatgggggatgcaggagaaggaggATGCCAGAGACCAGCAGCAGTGTTGCATGGAAgcaaaggagctgcagcaggcatgcTGGAAGTCCAGGCAAGCCAACGGTCAATCCGATGCTGAGTTGCAGACTCCTGCTTTCACAAAGAGCCGCATGTCATACATAGCAGAGATCCCGCTGCCACTCTCGCATACCACCATAGATACCTCTGAGGAGCCTGAGTCATAGGCCCCTGGCGTGAacactgaggaggaggagaaggaagatggAGTCTAGCTATGCAGCGAATCCAGATCTGTTTGAGACTCCAGTGTGGTCTAGTCCGTCCTGGCAGTGGAGCGTGggggaaggaaccttgggtaATTTCCCATTCCCATGATGGCACCTTGAGCTTAGCAGCATCCAGCACATGAGTTTCAGAAGAGGTTTTGGTGCGACAAAGAGAGGTAGAGCTGTTATCCGCTTTTCATTCCCTGGCGCACTTAGGGAGGACGTGTGCCCCGGGacgtcccttgaatcctcctgagataTCTCGATGAGCCTTTCATGGACATACTTTGCTATCTTCTCCCAAAGGTTTTTAGGAATGGCTGCCTTATTCATTCCTCtgcggtaggacactt
This DNA window, taken from Chelonoidis abingdonii isolate Lonesome George chromosome 26, CheloAbing_2.0, whole genome shotgun sequence, encodes the following:
- the LOC116828440 gene encoding aquaporin-2, with the protein product MMWELRSVAFTRAVFAEFLATLLFIFFGLGSALNWPSAPPDILQISLAFGFAIATLVQALGHISGAHINPAVTVACLVGSHISFLRAVFYVVAQLLGAVAGAALLHELTPPNIRGHLAINKLHNDTTPGQAVTIELFLTFQLVLCVFASTDDQRSDNVGSPALSIGLSVTAGHLLGIHYTGCSMNPARSFAPAVIVGDFSAHWVFWLGPLAGAVVASLIYNYILFPHTKTLSERLAIFKGFEPEEDWEERDVRRRQSMELHSPQTLPRGMTEKV